From Deltaproteobacteria bacterium, one genomic window encodes:
- the rplQ gene encoding 50S ribosomal protein L17: MRHRKVGRKLNRTTSHRLMMLRNMVTSLFEHERIETTEAKAKELRRLAERLITLGKRGDLHARRQALRITNSKKVVQRLFNEIAPRFTERKGGCTHIFKTRNRPGDGAALAIIELIPTEGKEEKASKRPAKKKASKKKS; this comes from the coding sequence ATGCGACACCGAAAGGTGGGGAGGAAACTCAACCGGACCACAAGCCATCGCCTGATGATGCTGCGCAATATGGTCACCTCCCTCTTTGAACATGAACGGATTGAGACCACCGAGGCCAAGGCCAAGGAGTTGCGCAGGCTGGCCGAACGCCTCATCACCTTAGGGAAAAGGGGAGACCTACACGCCCGTCGTCAGGCCCTGAGGATAACCAACAGCAAAAAGGTGGTTCAAAGACTCTTTAACGAGATCGCACCCCGCTTTACAGAGAGGAAAGGGGGGTGCACCCATATCTTCAAAACCAGGAATCGCCCGGGTGATGGAGCAGCCCTCGCCATCATCGAGCTGATCCCCACAGAGGGGAAAGAAGAAAAGGCGAGCAAAAGGCCTGCCAAGAAAAAGGCCTCCAAGAAAAAATCATAA
- a CDS encoding NAD(P)-dependent glycerol-3-phosphate dehydrogenase — translation MGRCKMAILGAGNLGTTLALMMWEKGHRVTLWTVEEDVAEAIMEGRENPRYLPGHYIPEEIDVSLEIAEALREAEIIALAVPSHAVREVARRVVPHFSPEAIIVDFAKGMEVKTGLRMSQVIESELSLELRDGIVAVSGPSIASELARKLPTAVEISSREPIYAQKAKEILETPFFRLYVNEDLAGVELGGVFKNVFAIGAGICDGLKMGVNTKASVITKSLEELSTLGSALGAHPLTFMGLSGLGDLIVTCTSEHSRNRRFGERIGRGQSIEEAQREIGQVIEGIRATKVAYKAGERFALALPIVGQIYRVLYQGGDPREAVYRFMV, via the coding sequence ATGGGCAGATGTAAGATGGCCATCTTGGGGGCGGGCAATTTGGGGACGACCTTGGCCTTGATGATGTGGGAGAAGGGACACCGCGTTACCCTATGGACGGTGGAGGAAGATGTGGCCGAGGCCATCATGGAGGGAAGGGAAAACCCCCGGTATCTACCCGGGCACTACATCCCCGAAGAGATCGACGTCTCATTGGAGATCGCCGAGGCCCTAAGAGAGGCAGAGATCATCGCCTTGGCTGTTCCCTCCCATGCTGTAAGAGAGGTAGCCAGACGTGTGGTCCCTCACTTCTCCCCAGAGGCCATTATCGTCGACTTTGCCAAGGGGATGGAGGTGAAGACGGGGCTGCGGATGTCCCAAGTCATCGAGAGTGAGCTTTCTCTCGAGCTGAGAGATGGGATCGTGGCCGTTTCTGGGCCCTCTATTGCCTCAGAGTTGGCCCGCAAGCTTCCCACGGCGGTGGAGATTTCCTCCAGGGAGCCCATCTACGCCCAGAAGGCCAAGGAGATCTTGGAGACCCCCTTCTTTAGGCTCTATGTCAATGAGGACTTGGCAGGGGTGGAGTTGGGAGGGGTGTTCAAGAACGTCTTTGCCATAGGGGCAGGGATCTGCGATGGTCTGAAAATGGGGGTGAATACCAAGGCTTCGGTCATCACCAAGAGTTTAGAGGAACTTTCGACTCTGGGAAGTGCCCTTGGGGCCCACCCCCTCACCTTTATGGGACTTTCGGGGTTAGGAGACCTCATCGTCACCTGTACAAGCGAACATAGCCGCAACAGGAGGTTCGGCGAGAGGATAGGGCGGGGACAGTCCATAGAAGAGGCCCAAAGGGAGATAGGGCAGGTGATAGAGGGGATCAGGGCCACCAAGGTTGCCTACAAGGCGGGCGAAAGGTTTGCATTGGCACTCCCTATTGTGGGGCAAATTTACCGAGTCCTTTATCAGGGGGGAGATCCGCGCGAGGCCGTATATCGATTCATGGTTTGA
- the rpmJ gene encoding 50S ribosomal protein L36 produces MKVRSSVKKICDKCKIIKRKGVIRVICVNPKHKQRQG; encoded by the coding sequence ATGAAGGTGAGATCCTCAGTGAAAAAGATCTGTGATAAGTGTAAGATCATTAAAAGAAAAGGTGTAATAAGGGTCATCTGTGTAAACCCTAAACATAAACAGAGGCAAGGTTAG
- a CDS encoding DNA-directed RNA polymerase subunit alpha, whose amino-acid sequence MEIKEKNWKALIRPKRLEVDEETLSDYYGKFYAEPLERGFGVTLGNSLRRIMLSSIQGAAVTAVKIGEGLHEFSVLPGVKEDVTEIILNLKEVVFKLHTPGPKTVRIEAEGGKEVTAGGIIPDADVEVVNPQHHIATLDKGTTLKMEMTVKTGKGYVPAERNKEEDMPIGTIPIDAIFTPVKKVNYTVTNARVGQITDYDKLTLEVWTNGSVKPDDAVALAAKILKDQLNIFITFEEPPEDLYSEDDEEKRKREQEELREKLARSVDELELSVRSGNCLKNADIHYIGELVQKTEQEILQTKNFGRKSLNEIKEVLISMGLHLGMKTGEFTLPEKQEEEED is encoded by the coding sequence ATGGAGATAAAGGAGAAGAATTGGAAGGCCTTGATCAGACCCAAAAGGCTTGAGGTCGATGAGGAGACCTTAAGCGATTATTACGGTAAATTCTATGCTGAACCCCTGGAGAGGGGTTTCGGGGTGACCTTGGGAAACTCCTTAAGGAGGATCATGCTGTCATCCATTCAGGGGGCGGCCGTAACGGCGGTGAAGATAGGTGAAGGCCTGCATGAGTTCTCCGTATTGCCTGGTGTAAAGGAGGATGTGACGGAGATCATCCTCAATCTGAAGGAGGTGGTCTTCAAGCTCCACACTCCCGGTCCCAAGACAGTCAGGATAGAGGCGGAAGGGGGAAAGGAGGTCACAGCGGGAGGCATCATTCCCGATGCCGATGTAGAGGTGGTAAATCCACAGCACCACATCGCCACCCTCGATAAGGGGACCACGTTAAAGATGGAGATGACGGTGAAGACGGGAAAGGGGTATGTTCCCGCCGAAAGGAACAAAGAGGAGGACATGCCTATTGGGACCATCCCCATAGATGCCATCTTCACCCCCGTAAAAAAGGTGAACTATACAGTGACCAATGCGCGCGTGGGACAGATCACCGATTATGACAAACTCACCCTCGAGGTCTGGACCAACGGCAGTGTGAAACCCGATGATGCCGTGGCCCTAGCAGCCAAAATCCTCAAGGACCAATTGAACATATTCATCACCTTCGAGGAACCCCCTGAAGATCTATATAGTGAGGATGATGAAGAAAAAAGAAAAAGGGAACAAGAGGAGCTGCGCGAGAAACTGGCCAGGAGCGTGGATGAACTCGAGCTGTCGGTCAGATCCGGCAATTGTCTTAAAAACGCCGACATCCATTATATAGGGGAACTGGTTCAGAAGACCGAACAAGAAATCCTTCAAACCAAGAACTTCGGTAGGAAATCCCTTAACGAGATAAAAGAGGTCTTGATAAGTATGGGCCTCCACCTGGGGATGAAGACAGGGGAATTCACACTCCCTGAAAAGCAAGAAGAGGAAGAGGACTAA
- the rpsK gene encoding 30S ribosomal protein S11, producing the protein MAKRGQKGGKKKVKMNIPSGIAHIQATFNNTIVTITDEQGNTIAWASGGTQGFKGSRKGTPFAAQLAAAAAVKKAMEYGMKAVDVYVKGPGSGREAALRALQAAGFKVHMIRDVTPIPHNGCRPPKRRRV; encoded by the coding sequence ATGGCTAAAAGAGGGCAAAAGGGTGGAAAAAAGAAGGTAAAAATGAATATACCTTCGGGAATTGCCCACATCCAGGCTACCTTTAATAACACCATTGTGACCATCACCGATGAACAGGGAAATACCATTGCCTGGGCCAGTGGGGGCACTCAGGGGTTTAAGGGATCGCGCAAAGGGACACCCTTTGCCGCACAACTGGCTGCAGCGGCTGCTGTAAAGAAGGCCATGGAGTATGGGATGAAGGCGGTGGATGTCTACGTGAAGGGGCCTGGGTCGGGAAGGGAGGCGGCCTTACGTGCCCTCCAGGCTGCGGGGTTCAAGGTCCATATGATCAGGGATGTCACCCCCATACCACACAATGGCTGCAGGCCTCCAAAGAGGAGGAGGGTGTAA
- the rpsD gene encoding 30S ribosomal protein S4, with protein sequence MARYRESVCRLCRREGIKLFLKGERCYADKCAFERRGYPPGQHGQGRIKFSEYGIQLREKQKIKRIYGLSERQFHNYFEKADKQKGITGTNLLILLERRLDNTVYRLGFASSRQEARELVGHGHLLVNGRMVDIPSYLLKPGDVINVKEKSKGMERIKEALEGVARREMPSWLELEKDNFRGIVKGWPNREELTTPPIQEQLIVELYSK encoded by the coding sequence GTGGCTAGATATAGGGAATCAGTTTGTCGCCTGTGTCGTCGGGAGGGAATAAAGCTCTTCCTGAAGGGGGAGAGGTGTTATGCAGATAAGTGCGCCTTTGAGCGCCGGGGTTATCCACCTGGGCAACATGGTCAAGGTCGGATCAAGTTCTCCGAGTATGGCATCCAACTGAGGGAGAAACAAAAAATTAAAAGGATATACGGCTTATCGGAGAGGCAGTTTCACAACTACTTTGAAAAGGCTGATAAACAAAAGGGGATTACGGGGACAAACCTCTTGATCCTCTTGGAGCGCCGACTTGACAACACGGTCTACAGACTGGGCTTTGCAAGCTCCCGCCAGGAGGCGCGAGAGTTGGTGGGACACGGCCACCTTCTGGTCAACGGACGCATGGTAGACATCCCCTCCTACCTTTTGAAACCCGGTGATGTCATCAATGTCAAGGAAAAAAGCAAGGGTATGGAGAGGATAAAAGAGGCCTTAGAGGGGGTGGCTAGGAGGGAAATGCCGTCATGGCTGGAGTTGGAAAAGGATAATTTCAGGGGGATCGTCAAGGGATGGCCCAATCGGGAGGAATTGACCACCCCTCCCATCCAGGAACAACTCATCGTGGAGCTATACTCCAAATAG
- a CDS encoding adenosine-specific kinase produces the protein MEIKTVRLEVPEGANIILGQSHFIKTVEDLYEVMVTGAPEAKFGLAFCESSGHCLIRSEGNDSDFVKVAEKNASEVAAGHTFIVVVKGAFPINFLNAIKMCQEVCTIYCATANPVEVIIAQTDQGRGILGVIDGVPPKGIEDEEGVNWRKNLLRDFGYKL, from the coding sequence ATGGAGATCAAGACGGTGAGGTTAGAGGTCCCTGAGGGGGCCAATATCATCTTAGGACAGAGCCATTTTATCAAGACGGTGGAGGATCTCTACGAAGTGATGGTTACTGGGGCGCCGGAGGCAAAATTCGGTCTTGCCTTTTGTGAGTCATCAGGACATTGCCTTATTAGATCGGAGGGAAACGACTCAGACTTTGTCAAAGTCGCCGAGAAAAATGCCTCCGAGGTGGCGGCTGGTCACACCTTTATCGTTGTGGTGAAAGGTGCCTTTCCCATAAACTTTTTGAATGCCATCAAGATGTGTCAGGAGGTGTGTACCATCTACTGTGCCACCGCCAACCCTGTAGAGGTGATCATCGCTCAGACAGATCAGGGAAGGGGGATTCTAGGGGTGATAGATGGCGTGCCCCCTAAAGGCATCGAGGATGAAGAAGGGGTGAACTGGAGGAAAAACCTGCTGCGTGATTTCGGCTATAAGTTATGA
- the rpsM gene encoding 30S ribosomal protein S13: MPRIAGVDLPKDKRVEIALTYIYGIGRSASQKILKEADVDWDKRAGELTESEVVKIRGIIDSNYKVEGELRREVAMNIKGLMDLGSYRGLRHRRSLPVRGQRTHTNARTRRGPRRGVIGKKKK, encoded by the coding sequence TTGCCCAGGATCGCAGGAGTTGATTTACCAAAAGACAAAAGGGTAGAAATTGCCCTCACCTATATCTACGGTATTGGCCGTTCCGCTTCCCAGAAGATCTTGAAGGAGGCCGATGTCGACTGGGACAAAAGGGCTGGGGAATTGACTGAGTCGGAGGTGGTCAAGATAAGGGGGATCATCGATAGCAACTATAAGGTGGAGGGAGAGTTGAGAAGGGAAGTGGCCATGAACATCAAGGGGCTCATGGATCTAGGCTCTTATCGTGGCCTGAGACATCGCCGATCCCTTCCGGTGAGGGGGCAGAGGACCCATACCAATGCCAGGACGAGAAGGGGGCCTCGAAGGGGAGTAATCGGAAAAAAGAAGAAATAG
- the infA gene encoding translation initiation factor IF-1, whose product MPKGEAIAVEGTVTETLPNAMFRVELENGHKVLAHISGKMRMHYIKILPGDRVTIELSPYDLSRGRIIYRGKKTS is encoded by the coding sequence ATGCCCAAAGGAGAAGCCATAGCGGTAGAAGGTACGGTCACAGAGACCCTTCCTAACGCAATGTTCAGGGTGGAGTTGGAGAATGGGCACAAGGTGTTGGCCCATATCTCTGGGAAGATGAGGATGCACTACATAAAGATCCTTCCTGGGGACAGGGTTACCATAGAGCTCTCCCCTTATGACCTCAGCAGGGGTAGGATCATCTATCGAGGAAAAAAAACCTCTTAA